The Elaeis guineensis isolate ETL-2024a chromosome 11, EG11, whole genome shotgun sequence genomic interval GGGCATTCCGGTGGAATGGAAGTAGATCTTGGTCACCCTCATTTCGCAGCGACCTGATGCTTCAATCCTGGGGCACTTCAGACCTATCAGTCTCTGCACCATCCTCTATAAGGTGTGTATGAGGATTTTGATTGGACGTTTGAAGCCATTGATGCCTTGCATGATCAGCTCGGAGCAAAGCACTTTTGTTGGTGATCGGTCTATCACTGACAATGTTATGTTGGCCCAGGAGTTTATGCATGACCTCCAGAGAGCTCCTTGTTACCGCAGTCTCATGGCGATCAAGCTGAATATAGAACGGACGTATGATCGAATGAGCTGGTCGTTCCTTCGGTGGATACTCTAGGAGCTGGGGTCGGGGAGAGATAGATTGGTTGGATCATGGACTATGTTAAGGCCCGAAGCTTCACCATCCTTGTCAACGGCACCCCAATAgaattctttcatttttttattgGTCTTCATTAAGGTTATCCCATTCCCCCTATCTATTCATTTTATGCATTGATGCCTTATCTAGGGTATTGAAAGCAACGGTTCAGGGGCAAGTTCTGGAGCCATATTGGCCTGGTGTCCAGCCACTCTTGCACCTTTTCTTTGTAGATGAATGCCTCCTCATTGGATGGGCCTCGACCCAAAATGTGGAGCACTTTGCTTCCATTGTCAGAGCTTATTGTCAGACGTCAGGTTAGTTAGTCAACATTCAGAAGTCTGCGGTCATCTTCAGCCCGAGGACAAAGCCCTAGGTGCGACTGGCGATCAGGGAGTGCATGGGGATTTAGGAGTAGATGGGAATGCTGACCTACCTTGGAGTTTCGATCATAGGTCGTCATCTTAAGCAGACTGAGTGTAGACCGCTGGAGCAGCGGATCCAGGAGTATCTTCAGGGCTGACAAGCCAACGCCCTATCCTTCATAGGTAGGATGACTCTGGTGAGATCGATGCTAAGCTTTCTTCTAATGTATCTCTTGACCTACACGATCATGCCAGTTGCTTGCATTAGAGGAATGGAGCTGCAGATTCGCAACTTCTTATGGGGATCCAGGAGCGATCGTCAGCGTGTCCATCTGTTGTCCTGGGAGGTAGTATGCTAGCCTGTGTGGGATGGTGGTCTTGGGATCCATTCCTTAATGACAAGAAGGGAAGCTTTGATTGCCAAACATACGATCAGATTTCTGATCCAACTGAACTGCTTATGAAATAGGATGATGAGGGTCCGCTATAATGGATAGAGCCAGGGGACCCCCATCCAGGCTGTCCGAGACTGCTCATTCATCTGAAGGgagatttattttcaaaaatccgATATTATGGATCAAATCAGATGCTTGATCGGGGATGGATGCTTGGTGGAGATAATCTAGGATGCCAGAATTTCGAGCACTCCTCTCTCTCGATGGCTGATCTTTATCAGTAGTGAGGTGGAGGATCGCATGAGGGTGTCTGACCTCATTACTGTCAACGGCTCAAGCTAGAGAGTTCAGGAGATCAATTGGCATTTTGGGGGCCTTTTGGCGAAATGGATCCTTGCCATCATGGTTCCCGTGCACCCTAGTCAAGATGAGAGGGTCTGAGGTCATTCCTGCTGCATGAAGGTTCCATTAAGGGACCTCTCTCAGTTGTATGGATCGATACCAATGAGGAGAATCAAAGCTgcttggatttgaaaagttgctGCTCATCCTAGGGTGAGGATATTTTATGGAAACTTGCCTAGAACTGACTTCCCACATGGATACTTCTCAAGGATAAGGGCATGGAGATTCCAACCATATGTCTGGTCTGTGGGATAGAGGAGGAGTCTACTGAGCACACCATTCTGTGCTGCCCTAGGGCAAGGGTCATCTAGAGATAGGCGGACAGCTATTTGAGGGAGACAAGTACTAACCCATGGCTAGATTCCTTCCTGGGCTATATCCATCAGAGCATGACCGACAAGGCGATCGTGGTTGGTGGTCGAATAGCTTACATTGCTTATCAAATTTGGCCGTCGAGAAATAGTCTTATCTTTGATGGTGAGGTGCTTCCTACTCGTCGGGTGGTGGAGAGAGCTATTTATCTTGCTCTGGAGTATTGCTAATTTGATAATACCACTCCATCCCTAGACAATCACAATCCTTGGAGCTCCCTGGCTGTCCCGGCAGCAACCGACAGGGTTCTTTCTATCTCTTGGGATCCCTCTCCCTCGAAATTTGTCAAGGTGAACTTTGATGGcagtgttagagatggaagaggcGGTACAGATTTCATCATTCGTGGCTCTGATTCgagactgttgcccagctatgcaacccaagagggagggtgaattgattttttttttttaaatttaaaagtcaacttacaactatgaggattatttaacaatgagcaggataaatgtggagagtgaaatttatgcaagatgtagaagttggatgcaagaatgcaagaagataagaaaatttaaaaggagagcaagtaagcacaacactaacaaaaagatttatagtggttcggtgccaaccttgcacctatatccactctccaagctcctacttgggaattcaaattcactaaaccgtattcaacccgaatacaacgttggaacctccgactctagctattccaaactagaacacttattttttgggtacaagccaatccaatacaatctgattcaaggtttggatcaacctttccacattttgaaacccttccaaaataaaaatatcaacacaaaatagagtatagcagttagtcacacagaaatacagatgtagctcctttaataagcgaataaagctttaaatacactttacacaaagagaagcaagcttttctgatttttctcaaggtggttgaagacttgaatgagcttttgaggggttggtgaacttgaaataaaagtttctttaacttcaagagggctcctGTTTGAggttgaaaatgaatgcttgaagaaccttttcaaaaaccttgttgattccctcctttaagtgtcttttataacttcaaataatagtggagagtaatctggactgaaatagagccattggagcacattaaatgggtattaaatgcagtcaaaacgagctgaaaactaaccgttgcaaaatttttccgtcacaggggtcgactcatgctcatgagtcgactcatggggtagacttctatggcacagaacagaaaatgactgttctataattttggcctacacagcagcagaggtcgactcatgctcaggggtcgactcatgggtcgactcacagagtgtgccagccaaagaattcagcgtgccattcagccccttttgctatgagtcgactcatggggtcgactcaaatatataaacatgatttgctttcaaaatacatattcaaaaatattaaaattgtctccaatagattacaaatcttgtgttcttgctcttaaggctttcgaatcagaacttgataaaattacgattttgcccctgaaatacaataaatcttttttcaagccaaaatcattagtaatcccctcaaatgctttgtaatcatcaaaatcaattcaaggagcaacagagACTCTTGGCAGCTGGTGGTTCCTACCTCTTTGAGCCTTCTATCTTGGGTACGGAACTTCATGCCATCTGGGCAGGTGTTATCTTCGCTAGGCAGTAGCTTCACGCGGAGAGAATCTACGTTAAGGGTGACTCTGCTACCGTCATTGCTTAGATTCAGAGAGGCGCAAGGTAGCTCGAGGTTTATCCGCTTATCCGGGATGTTTGGACCTCCCTCCAACAAGCTGTTGCGGTCAAAGTTCGACATATTTACTGGGAGGCTAATACTGCAGTAGATTGGATAGCAGCATTTGTTACGGAGCACTTCGGTAACTGAATCTGGAGACAGGATGAGGATTGCCCGCAGGCCCTGCGAGATTTGTGTATCTTGATCTTTTGGGCTGCTCTTGCACCAGATTGGTGTGACCGTCCatctgtatcaaaaaaaaaaaaaaaaagtagattcATTGATAGTGAACTGAGATCGAAGTGAGGAGAAGCAATAAGAGGATACCTAAAAGTTAATCAGAAGAGGACATAAAGTTGACCTAAAGCTGCTTTCTAGAGACCAGTTCTCGGACAAAATGGAAACCAAGAATGGAACATATATATTGTTGGCAGCTAGGTAGATGGCACTAATATTATCATGCCATGGTATGGGTGGAGGAAAGAAAAAGCCCAGATCTTTGAGTAAGTTCTCAATCCAAATTAGTCCGCTGTGGTATTTGCATGCAAGCCCTTTGTACTCAGATATGATGTTAAATCGGGCAATAGATTTCTATTTTCGTGAGCTCCATGAAATCAAGTTAATTCGTCAGAAGGCACAACAACTGGTGAAAATGATGGTCATCCGGATTAATTGCTAGCCCAATCCATATCTAAGAAGGCATCGAGCAAAGTGGATTAGCCTTTAAAAGTAGAGGCCAAAATTAATTGTTTGCTTTATATAGCAAAGTAGATAAATAACAGCTTTCCATGGAACCTTAGTTGGACGGTGCTTGGACTGATAAGCCTGATTGACTACATGGGCAATATATAGTTTAGTTTATGTTAGATATCGAAGAGCCCCAACAATATCATGATATTTAGTAGGATTTGAGCATGGATTCCCATTACATAAGGAGAGTTGAGAGCTAGATGCcacaagaagagaaataggtctTGCACCATCCAACTTTGCTCTTTCAAAAGATTAAACATATATTTGGACTATATTAGCATAAGACCTGAAGATGATGAGGCCGCCTCAAtgccaagaaaataaaaaagtgggCCTGGATCCTTCATAAAAAATTCATACTAAAAAGCTGTAACAACATCATTGATGGGAGCATGAGTGCTGCCTGTCAGTAGGGGTGGCAATGCTTTACCTGTTCAGTCCACTCAAGTTGGTTCACCCCATTGTAAATCAAATTGGTCTATCTTTAATAAATgatcaaatttagatttgaatttttgacctatttattaaataaatcggatttgaattgatattttttacCCATTTTGTACCCTCCTTATCTGTATCTAGTCCAAGCCGATCTAATTTGCCCCCCTACCCATAAGAATAATATGATTGATATAGGCAAGCAAAATTATGATACAAGAAAAAGCCCACTTGATAAAGGGTGAATGATCTACCCTAGAAGCAGAAAACCCCGAGTTTATGAAGACAAGACTAAAGTCATGTGAACCAAGCCCTAGGAGCATGTTTGAAACATGTAAGAGCAAGCAGACATGATCTGGTGTATTGGATCAATGTCAAGTGGTCTCTTCTGCACACAATCTTATTAAGAAGGCATTTTGATGACCAAGTGTTATAGACCTTCCACATAGTGCCTTTCTGTTGATTGCAGTCCATGACTACAAGTCGCCCCCAAGTTTTTTATCTTATAAATCCATTTGCAACTAATTATAGCCATGTAAGAAAACATTTTTGATGTCCAATTGTTATAGGCGATCCACATGAATAAATATATTTTGACAGTTGCGGCCGTATGGCTAAATGTGTGCCCATAGTCAGCCATCTGTTGATTGAAGTCCATGACAGCAGGGACAAGTTGGGCTTTTTTGCGATCACTGGCATCATTAGAGTTTTTTATCTTACAGGTGCATTTGCAACCAATTATATAGCATGAGATGGTGGAGTACCACTAACCCAAGTttcattggctcaatttgataatAGGTATTCAAACTTGATGATAGGGGACACATCTAAACTGGAGTTGAGTTTGATAATAAGTATTCAAGCTTGGCACAGTGAAATAAAGAACTTGAGTGAGCTAACCTGAAATTTCTACTTGTgtttacaaatcaaatatttcgtTTTGGCATGTCCATTAGGCTTGCCTTGTTTGTGCTTTGATGTTTGCACTTGGGTTGTTACTTGCCGTTCATGCTCAGCTCTGTTTATTTGCAACTTCCATAAACCAGTGCAAATACTATACTTGTTGGGGATCGCATTAATCGTATGATATAGGATCTACTAATAATCTGAAATTTTGATTGAATTCCAGttccttaagatttttttttattaaaaaaagaaaaaatagcatTGGCCCATTTTGGTGACTAAGCATCATGCTAGTAATCTTTTCAGTTGCATTTTGTTGGAAACTAAGAATAAAAATTCCTCTAAGTCGCTTATTCCGCCTTCAATCAGCCATCCAATCTTTTGGGCACTAGATTAAATCACTTTTTCAGAAGAATAAAGAGGTGTCTCTGAGAAGTTAATGCACCTACCTAATCCATTTTTCCAGCTTAATTCAGATATATGTTAGGTCAATGAAGGGACCGCATGCTAAATTACTGTTTATTTTACttatataacaagattaaataaattaatcctCTTTTTTCTCCCTCTAACCTACTCCATTTAACCCAACAAACTGGTGTCAAAGGCATCAGAACTAGGAAGAACCTAGATTAAAATGCCAAATGGAAGCACAATCCCCAAGCATGGATTTCCAAACTACTtgtttgtttttcctttttcttttttttttttttagcttttgTCATTTACCATCTCTCACTTCCAAGCTCCGGCAGATATTTCCCCAGCTGAAACTTACCCTCTATTTATGATCCATCTTTTGTCCAATACATGAGGAACGCCTAAACAGTCACTGACTAGAACTAATCATAGGCCAGGCTAGGATATAGAAAATATCACATTTAAAATAGATCCAGCTCAAAATCTGATCAAAATTgaatattttttacaatcaaGATCTGGCCCATGATCAGCTCTAATACTGAGCTAGAGTAAATAACAAGACCCACTAACAAGGGAGCAAACATTTCTTTTATACAAAGATGCTTAGTCCCCTGATCAGCCTTATCTTTGACAAGAGCACTGTATTCCTTACCCAAAACCTGACAgaacctttaaaaaaaaaaaaaaaaaaaaaaaaaaacagaaaaaagggGGAAAGGGTTAGGAGCAGATGGGGCAGAGCAGTAACCCATTCTCATTACACTCAGGACATCTCACCACTTTCCCTTTCCCAGACTTCCCTCCAGGACCCTTCCCCCCTTCCTTCTCCTCCGCCGCCGGCACCACCGCCACCACCATCTTCCGGCTGCCGTTGCACCGGAAGCACGGCAGAAACCTCACCCCGCCGCAGCCGTCGCAGACTCCACCGCCACCGCCGCAAGGCGCCCTCGGCAGCCCCTCTAGAATCACCGCCAGCTCCCCTTCCTCGTGGATTCTGAGCACCGCCTCCTTCCCACCGATGTCCCTCCCTCTCACGAACAGCCTCGGCACGGCCGGCCCCTGCACCCCGCTCCCCTTCATCAGCTCCCCGAGCTCCTCCCGGAACCCCACGTCCATGGACACGTCCCGCTCCCGGACCCACACCCCGAGACCCTCCACCGCCGCCCGCACCGCGTTGCAGTCCTCGAACGTCTTCCGCACCACCCGCAGCGTCGTCGTGTACAGCACCGCCGCCTGCTCCCCGCCTGGGGGGCACCTCTTCTCGAACATCTCCAAGGAGTACCTCACCGGACGCTGGCTGGCGTTGAGTGGCCGGAGGACGTTGAACTTCCGCTGGGGATCGGAGAAGCGGAGAGAGCGGTGGAGGTTCTCCTTGCCGGGAGAAGACGGGGAGGGAATGGGGGAGGGTGGCAGGGGGGGCTTGGTAGGGGTGGTGGAATCGAGGCCTGCCATGAGCTCCCAGGAGTTGATGACCTCGGGCTCGGAGCGGGTGCTAGGAAGGAAGCGGCGGGTGCAGGAGGGAGGAGACGGCGGTGGAggtggcggaggaggaggaggaggaggaggagtttGGGGAGATGGTTGGTCGAGGGTGGTGAGGAGGCCGTAGGTGGTGGAGGTGAGGGAGACTATATGGTGGCCAAGGGCGGGGCCGCCGACGATGCGGTCCTCATCTTCGAGGAAGGCGGA includes:
- the LOC105033105 gene encoding uncharacterized protein At5g39865-like, whose translation is MGCVSSAFLEDEDRIVGGPALGHHIVSLTSTTYGLLTTLDQPSPQTPPPPPPPPPPPPPSPPSCTRRFLPSTRSEPEVINSWELMAGLDSTTPTKPPLPPSPIPSPSSPGKENLHRSLRFSDPQRKFNVLRPLNASQRPVRYSLEMFEKRCPPGGEQAAVLYTTTLRVVRKTFEDCNAVRAAVEGLGVWVRERDVSMDVGFREELGELMKGSGVQGPAVPRLFVRGRDIGGKEAVLRIHEEGELAVILEGLPRAPCGGGGGVCDGCGGVRFLPCFRCNGSRKMVVAVVPAAEEKEGGKGPGGKSGKGKVVRCPECNENGLLLCPICS